In the Paramormyrops kingsleyae isolate MSU_618 chromosome 6, PKINGS_0.4, whole genome shotgun sequence genome, one interval contains:
- the dhrs11a gene encoding dehydrogenase/reductase SDR family member 11a isoform X2, with protein sequence MKLAAECQSAGYTGTLIPYKCDLSNEEEILSMFSAIKTLHQGVDVCINNAGLARAEPLLSGRTSGWRNMIDVNVLALSICTRQAYQSMKERHVDDGHIININSMGGHKMVPSADEHFYCATKYAVTALTEGLRQELREAGTHIRTTCISPGIVETEFAFRHHDSDPEKAAATYESIKCLKAEDIANAVTYVLSTPSHVQIGDLQMRPVEQVS encoded by the exons AAGCTAGCAGCAGAGTGTCAGAGTGCTGGCTACACTGGAACCCTGATCCCCTACAAATGTGACCTGTCTAACGAGGAGGAGATTCTCTCCATGTTCTCTGCCATCAAGACTCTGCACCAGGGTGTGGATGTGTGCATCAACAACGCCGGCCTGGCCCGAGCAGAGCCCCTGCTGAGTGGCAGGACCAGCGGCTGGAGGAACATGATTGAT GTGAATGTGCTCGCCCTCTCCATATGCACGCGTCAGGCGTACCAGTCGATGAAAGAGAGACACGTGGATGATggccacatcatcaacatcaACAG CATGGGGGGCCACAAGATGGTGCCCAGCGCTGACGAGCACTTCTACTGTGCCACCAAGTACGCAGTGACCGCGCTGACCGAGGGACTCCGGCAGGAGCTGCGGGAGGCCGGCACCCACATCCGGACCACG TGCATTTCCCCGGGAATAGTGGAGACGGAGTTCGCCTTCCGGCACCATGACAGTGACCCTGAGAAGGCCGCAGCCACCTATGAGAGCATCAAG TGCCTGAAAGCAGAGGACATAGCGAATGCGGTCACGTACGTGCTGAGCACACCCTCCCATGTGCAG ATTGGAGATCTGCAGATGAGACCAGTGGAGCAGGTGTCATAG